A genomic region of Echeneis naucrates chromosome 24, fEcheNa1.1, whole genome shotgun sequence contains the following coding sequences:
- the armh4 gene encoding uncharacterized protein armh4 isoform X1, with translation MPVSGMLHRLLLAGTCLCVCGTPVHLSNLTPTQDSSCDGLCGSSGEIVRSTHTTDIKSKPSDTQHVTGLILNVGVGGGAGPHVPPEGIAPAPVTQTGNGDSLDERSGRSEAGEEAWGQRSKVDNVRSSSEMGDAERQLGAAPVLSLESESPKESVPITGEHKTTAAGGEKQLNILMSTSNPGGFRASARAPPQLEYLYNQGAEERTSLPGGDDLPQEKDPQTRSLSFTEPPKPSARIQTLTSHTPIPSLVFASPRTSTSLTIWGHDGATESSLPDPLLPEIGPNLMPREDGPESVWTEAVRPGGVDTVVPLSQDEATDGTMSSEALPLIFEPFEDIAQERAAAPAPAVVTLIPSSAQPPAAMVTGGMPLSEVVPDQLVTAETDNDSPSHTPSLLMPDWTSPWQTSGAELLEPIGSLLPSVSQQQAGAEPEDHSERVAVKTSDLEGGDLPTIGSSLSSFQHTMTTVTMKAHQPVHKSRSGLEEMESEEEPDEDEDDENSEESVEEESEEDLTDTPKTSSTQPPYSLIPPPPVWVQRNQGLMRSWVELIREKAGYVSGMLAPVGIGITGALLIVGALYSIRMIHRKRRNSFKHQRRKVRQPEQPREPGTSRQDQAMLLADSSEDEF, from the exons atgccgGTGTCTGGGATGCTTCACCGCCTCCTTCTGGCCGGgacctgtctctgtgtctgtggaaCCCCTGTCCACCTCTCAAACTTGACTCCCACACAGGACAGCAGCTGTGACGGATTGTGTGGCAGCTCTGGCGAAATTGTCAGGTCAACACACACCACAGATATCAAGTCTAAACCGTCTGATACACAGCATGTGACTGGCCTCATATTGAATGTAGGTGTAGGAGGAGGGGCTGGCCCACATGTACCACCTGAGGGGATAGCTCCAGCTCCAGTGACGCAGACAGGAAACGGGGACAGTCTTGATGAAAGATCTGGGCGGAGTGAGGCTGGTGAAGAGGCATGGGGCCAAAGAAGCAAGGTAGACAATGTCAGGAGCTCATCTGAGATGGGAGATGCTGAAAGACAGCTGGGAGCAGCTCCGGTGCTGTCTCTGGAGTCAGAGAGTCCCAAGGAGAGCGTTCCCATCACTGGTGAGCATAAAACtactgctgcaggtggggaaaAGCAGCTTAACATTCTAATGAGCACTTCAAATCCAGGTGGATTTCGGGCCTCTGCAAGAGCACCACCACAGTTGGAGTATTTATACAACCAAGGTGCAGAGGAGAGAACAAGCCTCCCTGGTGGAGATGATCTCCCCCAGGAGAAAGACCCACAAACCAGATCACTATCCTTTACAGAACCTCCAAAGCCTTCAGCACGGATCCAGACACTGACCTCTCACACTCCCATCCCTTCTTTGGTTTTTGCCTCCCCTCGGACCTCCACATCTTTGACTATTTGGGGCCATGACGGAGCTACAGAATCCTCCCTTCCTGATCCCCTGTTACCTGAGATTGGACCAAATCTGATGCCCAGAGAGGATGGACCAGAAAGTGTGTGGACCGAGGCGGTGAGACCTGGAGGAG tggATACTGTGGTCCCACTGTCTCAGGATGAGGCCACAGACGGCACCATGTCATCAGAGGCACTCCCTCTCATCTTTGAGCCTTTTGAGGACATCGCACAAGAACGGGCTGCAGCACCAGCACCCGCAGTGGTCACGCTGATACCTAGCAGCGCTCAGCCTCCTGCTGCCATGGTGACCGGAGGAAtgcctctgtcagaggtggttcCGGACCAGCTGGTCACCGCGGAGACAGATAACGACAGCCCCTCGCACACCCCATCTCTTCTGATGCCAGACTGGACGTCACCTTGGCAGACATCTGGCGCCGAGCTCCTGGAACCAATCGGCTCCTTACTTCCATCTGTTTCTCAGCAGCAAGCTGGAGCTGAGCCGGAGGATCATtcagagagag TTGCAGTGAAGACATCTGACCTCGAAGGTGGTGACCTGCCCACCATTGGCTCTTCCCTTTCATCATTCCAGCACACTATGACAACTGTTACCATGAAAGCCCATCAGCCTGTGCATAAATCAAGATCAGGGTTGGAGGAGATGGAGTCTGAGG AGGAGcctgatgaggatgaggatgatgagaacTCTGAGGAATCTGTGGAAGAAGAGAGCGAAGAGGACCTGACAGATACACCTAAAACATCGTCAACACAGCCTCCTTACAGCctgattcctcctcctcctgtctgggTCCAACGCAACCAGGGGCTGA TGCGAAGTTGGGTAGAGTTGATCAGAGAGAAG GCGGGTTATGTGTCTGGAATGTTGGCCCCTGTGGGCATTGGCATCACCGGCGCCCTGCTGATTGTCGGCGCCCTCTACAGCATCAGGATGATTCACCGCAAGAGGAGGAACAGCTTCAAACACCAGAGAAGGAAGGTCAGACAGCCAGAG CAACCTCGAGAGCCTGGTACTAGTCGCCAGGACCAGGCCATGCTGCTGGCTGACAGCTCCGAGGATGAATTCTAA
- the naa30 gene encoding N-alpha-acetyltransferase 30: MATVPPGPSSALPVSPAEIPPFPGAGSAESAGGDGEPACHGEDCVSSGTGNKPQPVSEVKRSVKKKQKNMLARASPAALHLKMQAREQQQLNGLVSPSEDANSHQHTGNRPDNCDSSGGSCEGAPAARNNSDHCQHEGHSPFSKNGRHSPLVNNSVNGMPGYTRTKAAHSQTGDEGKEEFDHTEPPRPPSDEPPDAAGPGGEDDPAASEQQQPPAAELARLDLNSSPGRAEEESYGIRYVRYESELQMPWIMRLITKDLSEPYSIYTYRYFIHNWPQLCFLAMVEQECVGAIVCKLDMHKKMFRRGYIAMLAVDSKHRRKSIGTNLVKKAIYAMVEGDCDEVVLETEITNKSALKLYENLGFVRDKRLFRYYLNGVDALRLKLWLR; this comes from the exons ATGGCCACAGTGCCGCCTGGGCCTAGTAGCGCACTGCCTGTATCCCCGGCTGAAATTCCTCCTTTCCCCGGGGCTGGGAGCGCGGAGTCGGCTGGGGGAGACGGGGAGCCGGCCTGCCACGGAGAGGACTGCGTGTCCTCCGGTACGGGGAACAAGCCTCAGCCGGTGAGCGAAGTGAAAAGGTCGgtaaagaagaagcagaaaaacatgctAGCTCGAGCTAGCCCGGCGGCGTTGCACCTTAAAATGCAGGCgcgagagcagcagcagctgaacgGCTTGGTCAGCCCCTCGGAGGACGCGAACAGCCACCAGCACACAGGAAACCGGCCTGACAACTGTGACAGCAGCGGCGGCAGCTGCGAGGGGGCTCCGGCCGCAAGAAACAATAGTGATCATTGCCAACACGAAGGCCACAGCCCCTTCTCTAAAAACGGCCGTCACTCTCCCCTGGTTAACAATAGCGTGAACGGGATGCCGGGTTACACAAGAACTAAGGCGGCCCACAGCCAAACCGGGGACGAAGGGAAAGAGGAGTTTGACCACACGGAGCCACCGAGACCGCCCAGCGACGAGCCGCCGGACGCTGCCGGCCCCGGCGGAGAGGACGACCCCGCTGCctcggagcagcagcagccgccaGCCGCAGAGCTGGCCCGGCTCGACCTGAACAGCTCTCCGGGGCGAGCGGAGGAGGAGAGTTACGGCATCCGATATGTTCGCTACGAGTCGGAGCTGCAAATGCCGTGGATTATGAGATTGATTACCAAGGACTTGTCTGAGCCTTATTCAATTTATACGTACAGGTACTTCATCCACAACTGGCCTCAGCTCTGCTTTCTG gcCATGGTGGAGCAGGAGTGTGTCGGAGCCATCGTATGTAAGCTTGACATGCATAAGAAGATGTTTCGTCGTGGCTACATCGCTATGCTGGCCGTGGATTCAAAACACAGAAGGAAAAGTATCG GTACTAATCTGGTGAAGAAGGCCATCTATGCCATGGTGGAGGGAGACTGTGATGAG GTTGTATTGGAGACTGAAATCACCAACAAATCAGCCCTGAAGTTGTACGAGAACTTGGGTTTTGTAAGAGACAAGCGGTTGTTCAGATACTACCTGAATGGAGTGGACGCGCTGCGGCTCAAACTGTGGCTCCGCTAA
- the armh4 gene encoding uncharacterized protein armh4 isoform X2 yields MPVSGMLHRLLLAGTCLCVCGTPVHLSNLTPTQDSSCDGLCGSSGEIVRSTHTTDIKSKPSDTQHVTGLILNVGVGGGAGPHVPPEGIAPAPVTQTGNGDSLDERSGRSEAGEEAWGQRSKVDNVRSSSEMGDAERQLGAAPVLSLESESPKESVPITGEHKTTAAGGEKQLNILMSTSNPGGFRASARAPPQLEYLYNQGAEERTSLPGGDDLPQEKDPQTRSLSFTEPPKPSARIQTLTSHTPIPSLVFASPRTSTSLTIWGHDGATESSLPDPLLPEIGPNLMPREDGPESVWTEAVRPGGVDTVVPLSQDEATDGTMSSEALPLIFEPFEDIAQERAAAPAPAVVTLIPSSAQPPAAMVTGGMPLSEVVPDQLVTAETDNDSPSHTPSLLMPDWTSPWQTSGAELLEPIGSLLPSVSQQQAGAEPEDHSERVAVKTSDLEGGDLPTIGSSLSSFQHTMTTVTMKAHQPVHKSRSGLEEMESEEEPDEDEDDENSEESVEEESEEDLTDTPKTSSTQPPYSLIPPPPVWVQRNQGLMRSWVELIREKAGYVSGMLAPVGIGITGALLIVGALYSIRMIHRKRRNSFKHQRRKQPREPGTSRQDQAMLLADSSEDEF; encoded by the exons atgccgGTGTCTGGGATGCTTCACCGCCTCCTTCTGGCCGGgacctgtctctgtgtctgtggaaCCCCTGTCCACCTCTCAAACTTGACTCCCACACAGGACAGCAGCTGTGACGGATTGTGTGGCAGCTCTGGCGAAATTGTCAGGTCAACACACACCACAGATATCAAGTCTAAACCGTCTGATACACAGCATGTGACTGGCCTCATATTGAATGTAGGTGTAGGAGGAGGGGCTGGCCCACATGTACCACCTGAGGGGATAGCTCCAGCTCCAGTGACGCAGACAGGAAACGGGGACAGTCTTGATGAAAGATCTGGGCGGAGTGAGGCTGGTGAAGAGGCATGGGGCCAAAGAAGCAAGGTAGACAATGTCAGGAGCTCATCTGAGATGGGAGATGCTGAAAGACAGCTGGGAGCAGCTCCGGTGCTGTCTCTGGAGTCAGAGAGTCCCAAGGAGAGCGTTCCCATCACTGGTGAGCATAAAACtactgctgcaggtggggaaaAGCAGCTTAACATTCTAATGAGCACTTCAAATCCAGGTGGATTTCGGGCCTCTGCAAGAGCACCACCACAGTTGGAGTATTTATACAACCAAGGTGCAGAGGAGAGAACAAGCCTCCCTGGTGGAGATGATCTCCCCCAGGAGAAAGACCCACAAACCAGATCACTATCCTTTACAGAACCTCCAAAGCCTTCAGCACGGATCCAGACACTGACCTCTCACACTCCCATCCCTTCTTTGGTTTTTGCCTCCCCTCGGACCTCCACATCTTTGACTATTTGGGGCCATGACGGAGCTACAGAATCCTCCCTTCCTGATCCCCTGTTACCTGAGATTGGACCAAATCTGATGCCCAGAGAGGATGGACCAGAAAGTGTGTGGACCGAGGCGGTGAGACCTGGAGGAG tggATACTGTGGTCCCACTGTCTCAGGATGAGGCCACAGACGGCACCATGTCATCAGAGGCACTCCCTCTCATCTTTGAGCCTTTTGAGGACATCGCACAAGAACGGGCTGCAGCACCAGCACCCGCAGTGGTCACGCTGATACCTAGCAGCGCTCAGCCTCCTGCTGCCATGGTGACCGGAGGAAtgcctctgtcagaggtggttcCGGACCAGCTGGTCACCGCGGAGACAGATAACGACAGCCCCTCGCACACCCCATCTCTTCTGATGCCAGACTGGACGTCACCTTGGCAGACATCTGGCGCCGAGCTCCTGGAACCAATCGGCTCCTTACTTCCATCTGTTTCTCAGCAGCAAGCTGGAGCTGAGCCGGAGGATCATtcagagagag TTGCAGTGAAGACATCTGACCTCGAAGGTGGTGACCTGCCCACCATTGGCTCTTCCCTTTCATCATTCCAGCACACTATGACAACTGTTACCATGAAAGCCCATCAGCCTGTGCATAAATCAAGATCAGGGTTGGAGGAGATGGAGTCTGAGG AGGAGcctgatgaggatgaggatgatgagaacTCTGAGGAATCTGTGGAAGAAGAGAGCGAAGAGGACCTGACAGATACACCTAAAACATCGTCAACACAGCCTCCTTACAGCctgattcctcctcctcctgtctgggTCCAACGCAACCAGGGGCTGA TGCGAAGTTGGGTAGAGTTGATCAGAGAGAAG GCGGGTTATGTGTCTGGAATGTTGGCCCCTGTGGGCATTGGCATCACCGGCGCCCTGCTGATTGTCGGCGCCCTCTACAGCATCAGGATGATTCACCGCAAGAGGAGGAACAGCTTCAAACACCAGAGAAGGAAG CAACCTCGAGAGCCTGGTACTAGTCGCCAGGACCAGGCCATGCTGCTGGCTGACAGCTCCGAGGATGAATTCTAA
- the armh4 gene encoding armadillo-like helical domain-containing protein 4 isoform X4 has translation MGDAERQLGAAPVLSLESESPKESVPITGEHKTTAAGGEKQLNILMSTSNPGGFRASARAPPQLEYLYNQGAEERTSLPGGDDLPQEKDPQTRSLSFTEPPKPSARIQTLTSHTPIPSLVFASPRTSTSLTIWGHDGATESSLPDPLLPEIGPNLMPREDGPESVWTEAVRPGGVDTVVPLSQDEATDGTMSSEALPLIFEPFEDIAQERAAAPAPAVVTLIPSSAQPPAAMVTGGMPLSEVVPDQLVTAETDNDSPSHTPSLLMPDWTSPWQTSGAELLEPIGSLLPSVSQQQAGAEPEDHSERVAVKTSDLEGGDLPTIGSSLSSFQHTMTTVTMKAHQPVHKSRSGLEEMESEEEPDEDEDDENSEESVEEESEEDLTDTPKTSSTQPPYSLIPPPPVWVQRNQGLMRSWVELIREKAGYVSGMLAPVGIGITGALLIVGALYSIRMIHRKRRNSFKHQRRKVRQPEQPREPGTSRQDQAMLLADSSEDEF, from the exons ATGGGAGATGCTGAAAGACAGCTGGGAGCAGCTCCGGTGCTGTCTCTGGAGTCAGAGAGTCCCAAGGAGAGCGTTCCCATCACTGGTGAGCATAAAACtactgctgcaggtggggaaaAGCAGCTTAACATTCTAATGAGCACTTCAAATCCAGGTGGATTTCGGGCCTCTGCAAGAGCACCACCACAGTTGGAGTATTTATACAACCAAGGTGCAGAGGAGAGAACAAGCCTCCCTGGTGGAGATGATCTCCCCCAGGAGAAAGACCCACAAACCAGATCACTATCCTTTACAGAACCTCCAAAGCCTTCAGCACGGATCCAGACACTGACCTCTCACACTCCCATCCCTTCTTTGGTTTTTGCCTCCCCTCGGACCTCCACATCTTTGACTATTTGGGGCCATGACGGAGCTACAGAATCCTCCCTTCCTGATCCCCTGTTACCTGAGATTGGACCAAATCTGATGCCCAGAGAGGATGGACCAGAAAGTGTGTGGACCGAGGCGGTGAGACCTGGAGGAG tggATACTGTGGTCCCACTGTCTCAGGATGAGGCCACAGACGGCACCATGTCATCAGAGGCACTCCCTCTCATCTTTGAGCCTTTTGAGGACATCGCACAAGAACGGGCTGCAGCACCAGCACCCGCAGTGGTCACGCTGATACCTAGCAGCGCTCAGCCTCCTGCTGCCATGGTGACCGGAGGAAtgcctctgtcagaggtggttcCGGACCAGCTGGTCACCGCGGAGACAGATAACGACAGCCCCTCGCACACCCCATCTCTTCTGATGCCAGACTGGACGTCACCTTGGCAGACATCTGGCGCCGAGCTCCTGGAACCAATCGGCTCCTTACTTCCATCTGTTTCTCAGCAGCAAGCTGGAGCTGAGCCGGAGGATCATtcagagagag TTGCAGTGAAGACATCTGACCTCGAAGGTGGTGACCTGCCCACCATTGGCTCTTCCCTTTCATCATTCCAGCACACTATGACAACTGTTACCATGAAAGCCCATCAGCCTGTGCATAAATCAAGATCAGGGTTGGAGGAGATGGAGTCTGAGG AGGAGcctgatgaggatgaggatgatgagaacTCTGAGGAATCTGTGGAAGAAGAGAGCGAAGAGGACCTGACAGATACACCTAAAACATCGTCAACACAGCCTCCTTACAGCctgattcctcctcctcctgtctgggTCCAACGCAACCAGGGGCTGA TGCGAAGTTGGGTAGAGTTGATCAGAGAGAAG GCGGGTTATGTGTCTGGAATGTTGGCCCCTGTGGGCATTGGCATCACCGGCGCCCTGCTGATTGTCGGCGCCCTCTACAGCATCAGGATGATTCACCGCAAGAGGAGGAACAGCTTCAAACACCAGAGAAGGAAGGTCAGACAGCCAGAG CAACCTCGAGAGCCTGGTACTAGTCGCCAGGACCAGGCCATGCTGCTGGCTGACAGCTCCGAGGATGAATTCTAA
- the actr10 gene encoding actin-related protein 10 isoform X2, with protein MPIFDGLGSGGEKTAIVIDLGAAYTKCGFAGETGPRFIIPSEIRKPGQQQAIKVVQYSINTEELYVILKEFIHILYFRHLLVNPRDRRVVIIESILCPSHFRETLTRVFFKQFEVPSVLFAPSHLMAIMTLGINSALVMDCGHTETLVLPVYECTPILPAWEALPLGGKAIHKELDGLLVEQCTVDTDTTTGQSVPAVIGTIPEETVEDIKVRTCFVSDLQRGLKIQEAKFNLDGTAERPAPPPDVDYPLDGQKILHVKGSIRDSVMEILFEQDNEEKSVASLILDALVKCPIDTRKVLSENLVVIGGTAMLPGFLHRVLAEIRLLVEKPKYSTVLASKNFRIHAPPAKPNCTAWLGGAIFGALQDILGSRSVSRDYYNQTGRIPDWCCLSSPPPESLYEAGKTPPPLMKRAFSTEK; from the exons ATGCCCATATTTGACGGTTTGGGAAGTGGAGGAGAGAAGACTGCTATCGTCATCGATCTGGGAGCAGCTTACACAAA ATGTGGCTTTGCAGGGGAAACGGGGCCCAGGTTCATAATTCCGAGCGAGATCAGGAAACCAGGACAGCAACAG GCAATCAAAGTTGTCCAGTACAGCATCAACACAGAAGAGCTTTATGTCATACTCAAAGAGTTTATCCATATACTGTACTTCAG aCACCTGCTGGTGAACCCTCGCGACAGAAGAGTGGTCATCATCGAGTCCATCCTTTGCCCGtctcacttcagggagacacTCACCAGGGTTTTCTTCAAGCAGTTTGAG GTGCCCTCTGTGCTGTTTGCCCCAAGTCACCTCATGGCCATCATGACTTTAGGCATCAACTCTGCCCTAGTGATGGACTGTGGCCACACAGAGACACTAGTGCTGCCT GTTTATGAGTGCACACCTATTCTGCCAGCTTGGGAGGCTTTGCCTTTGGGAGGGAAAGCCATTCACAA agAATTAGATGGACTTCTTGTGGAGCAGTGCACGGTGGACACAGACACTACTACTGGACAGAGTGTACCCGCTGTCATTG GAACAATCCCAGAGGAGACTGTGGAGGACATCAAGG TCAGAACATGTTTTGTCAGTGATCTGCAGAGAGGCCTCAAGATACAAGAAGCCAAATTTAACCTGGATGGTACAGCAGAG CGTCCAGCCCCTCCTCCAGACGTTGATTATCCCCTGGATGGGCAGAAAATCCTGCACGTCAAAGGATCGATCAG GGACTCTGTTATGGAGATCCTGTTTGAACAGGACAATGAGGAGAAGAGTGTGGCCTCTCTGATACTTGATGCTCTGGTCAAG TGCCCCATTGACACCCGTAAAGTGCTCTCAGAGAACTTGGTAGTGATCGGAGGTACAGCCATGCTGCCTGGCTTCCTGCACCGTGTGCTGGCAGAGATACGACTCCTGGTGGAGAAACCCAAGTACAGCACTGTGCTGGCCAGCAAGAATTTCCGTATACACGCTCCACCTGCCAAGCCCAACTGTACTGCCTGGCTCGGAG GCGCGATCTTCGGGGCCCTTCAGGACATCCTGGGCAGCAGGTCGGTATCACGGGATTATTACAACCAGACAGGTCGCATCCCAGACTGGTGCTGCTTGAGCTCCCCTCCTCCTGAGTCTCTGTATGAAGCAGGAAAGACCCCTCCCCCACTAATGAAGAGAGCCTTCTCCACAGAGAAGTAG
- the armh4 gene encoding uncharacterized protein armh4 isoform X3, protein MPVSGMLHRLLLAGTCLCVCGTPVHLSNLTPTQDSSCDGLCGSSGEIVRSTHTTDIKSKPSDTQHVTGLILNVGVGGGAGPHVPPEGIAPAPVTQTGNGDSLDERSGRSEAGEEAWGQRSKVDNVRSSSEMGDAERQLGAAPVLSLESESPKESVPITGGFRASARAPPQLEYLYNQGAEERTSLPGGDDLPQEKDPQTRSLSFTEPPKPSARIQTLTSHTPIPSLVFASPRTSTSLTIWGHDGATESSLPDPLLPEIGPNLMPREDGPESVWTEAVRPGGVDTVVPLSQDEATDGTMSSEALPLIFEPFEDIAQERAAAPAPAVVTLIPSSAQPPAAMVTGGMPLSEVVPDQLVTAETDNDSPSHTPSLLMPDWTSPWQTSGAELLEPIGSLLPSVSQQQAGAEPEDHSERVAVKTSDLEGGDLPTIGSSLSSFQHTMTTVTMKAHQPVHKSRSGLEEMESEEEPDEDEDDENSEESVEEESEEDLTDTPKTSSTQPPYSLIPPPPVWVQRNQGLMRSWVELIREKAGYVSGMLAPVGIGITGALLIVGALYSIRMIHRKRRNSFKHQRRKVRQPEQPREPGTSRQDQAMLLADSSEDEF, encoded by the exons atgccgGTGTCTGGGATGCTTCACCGCCTCCTTCTGGCCGGgacctgtctctgtgtctgtggaaCCCCTGTCCACCTCTCAAACTTGACTCCCACACAGGACAGCAGCTGTGACGGATTGTGTGGCAGCTCTGGCGAAATTGTCAGGTCAACACACACCACAGATATCAAGTCTAAACCGTCTGATACACAGCATGTGACTGGCCTCATATTGAATGTAGGTGTAGGAGGAGGGGCTGGCCCACATGTACCACCTGAGGGGATAGCTCCAGCTCCAGTGACGCAGACAGGAAACGGGGACAGTCTTGATGAAAGATCTGGGCGGAGTGAGGCTGGTGAAGAGGCATGGGGCCAAAGAAGCAAGGTAGACAATGTCAGGAGCTCATCTGAGATGGGAGATGCTGAAAGACAGCTGGGAGCAGCTCCGGTGCTGTCTCTGGAGTCAGAGAGTCCCAAGGAGAGCGTTCCCATCACTG GTGGATTTCGGGCCTCTGCAAGAGCACCACCACAGTTGGAGTATTTATACAACCAAGGTGCAGAGGAGAGAACAAGCCTCCCTGGTGGAGATGATCTCCCCCAGGAGAAAGACCCACAAACCAGATCACTATCCTTTACAGAACCTCCAAAGCCTTCAGCACGGATCCAGACACTGACCTCTCACACTCCCATCCCTTCTTTGGTTTTTGCCTCCCCTCGGACCTCCACATCTTTGACTATTTGGGGCCATGACGGAGCTACAGAATCCTCCCTTCCTGATCCCCTGTTACCTGAGATTGGACCAAATCTGATGCCCAGAGAGGATGGACCAGAAAGTGTGTGGACCGAGGCGGTGAGACCTGGAGGAG tggATACTGTGGTCCCACTGTCTCAGGATGAGGCCACAGACGGCACCATGTCATCAGAGGCACTCCCTCTCATCTTTGAGCCTTTTGAGGACATCGCACAAGAACGGGCTGCAGCACCAGCACCCGCAGTGGTCACGCTGATACCTAGCAGCGCTCAGCCTCCTGCTGCCATGGTGACCGGAGGAAtgcctctgtcagaggtggttcCGGACCAGCTGGTCACCGCGGAGACAGATAACGACAGCCCCTCGCACACCCCATCTCTTCTGATGCCAGACTGGACGTCACCTTGGCAGACATCTGGCGCCGAGCTCCTGGAACCAATCGGCTCCTTACTTCCATCTGTTTCTCAGCAGCAAGCTGGAGCTGAGCCGGAGGATCATtcagagagag TTGCAGTGAAGACATCTGACCTCGAAGGTGGTGACCTGCCCACCATTGGCTCTTCCCTTTCATCATTCCAGCACACTATGACAACTGTTACCATGAAAGCCCATCAGCCTGTGCATAAATCAAGATCAGGGTTGGAGGAGATGGAGTCTGAGG AGGAGcctgatgaggatgaggatgatgagaacTCTGAGGAATCTGTGGAAGAAGAGAGCGAAGAGGACCTGACAGATACACCTAAAACATCGTCAACACAGCCTCCTTACAGCctgattcctcctcctcctgtctgggTCCAACGCAACCAGGGGCTGA TGCGAAGTTGGGTAGAGTTGATCAGAGAGAAG GCGGGTTATGTGTCTGGAATGTTGGCCCCTGTGGGCATTGGCATCACCGGCGCCCTGCTGATTGTCGGCGCCCTCTACAGCATCAGGATGATTCACCGCAAGAGGAGGAACAGCTTCAAACACCAGAGAAGGAAGGTCAGACAGCCAGAG CAACCTCGAGAGCCTGGTACTAGTCGCCAGGACCAGGCCATGCTGCTGGCTGACAGCTCCGAGGATGAATTCTAA
- the actr10 gene encoding actin-related protein 10 isoform X1 yields the protein MPIFDGLGSGGEKTAIVIDLGAAYTKCGFAGETGPRFIIPSEIRKPGQQQAIKVVQYSINTEELYVILKEFIHILYFRHLLVNPRDRRVVIIESILCPSHFRETLTRVFFKQFEVPSVLFAPSHLMAIMTLGINSALVMDCGHTETLVLPVYECTPILPAWEALPLGGKAIHKELDGLLVEQCTVDTDTTTGQSVPAVIGTIPEETVEDIKVRTCFVSDLQRGLKIQEAKFNLDGTAEVSERPAPPPDVDYPLDGQKILHVKGSIRDSVMEILFEQDNEEKSVASLILDALVKCPIDTRKVLSENLVVIGGTAMLPGFLHRVLAEIRLLVEKPKYSTVLASKNFRIHAPPAKPNCTAWLGGAIFGALQDILGSRSVSRDYYNQTGRIPDWCCLSSPPPESLYEAGKTPPPLMKRAFSTEK from the exons ATGCCCATATTTGACGGTTTGGGAAGTGGAGGAGAGAAGACTGCTATCGTCATCGATCTGGGAGCAGCTTACACAAA ATGTGGCTTTGCAGGGGAAACGGGGCCCAGGTTCATAATTCCGAGCGAGATCAGGAAACCAGGACAGCAACAG GCAATCAAAGTTGTCCAGTACAGCATCAACACAGAAGAGCTTTATGTCATACTCAAAGAGTTTATCCATATACTGTACTTCAG aCACCTGCTGGTGAACCCTCGCGACAGAAGAGTGGTCATCATCGAGTCCATCCTTTGCCCGtctcacttcagggagacacTCACCAGGGTTTTCTTCAAGCAGTTTGAG GTGCCCTCTGTGCTGTTTGCCCCAAGTCACCTCATGGCCATCATGACTTTAGGCATCAACTCTGCCCTAGTGATGGACTGTGGCCACACAGAGACACTAGTGCTGCCT GTTTATGAGTGCACACCTATTCTGCCAGCTTGGGAGGCTTTGCCTTTGGGAGGGAAAGCCATTCACAA agAATTAGATGGACTTCTTGTGGAGCAGTGCACGGTGGACACAGACACTACTACTGGACAGAGTGTACCCGCTGTCATTG GAACAATCCCAGAGGAGACTGTGGAGGACATCAAGG TCAGAACATGTTTTGTCAGTGATCTGCAGAGAGGCCTCAAGATACAAGAAGCCAAATTTAACCTGGATGGTACAGCAGAGGTGAGCGAG CGTCCAGCCCCTCCTCCAGACGTTGATTATCCCCTGGATGGGCAGAAAATCCTGCACGTCAAAGGATCGATCAG GGACTCTGTTATGGAGATCCTGTTTGAACAGGACAATGAGGAGAAGAGTGTGGCCTCTCTGATACTTGATGCTCTGGTCAAG TGCCCCATTGACACCCGTAAAGTGCTCTCAGAGAACTTGGTAGTGATCGGAGGTACAGCCATGCTGCCTGGCTTCCTGCACCGTGTGCTGGCAGAGATACGACTCCTGGTGGAGAAACCCAAGTACAGCACTGTGCTGGCCAGCAAGAATTTCCGTATACACGCTCCACCTGCCAAGCCCAACTGTACTGCCTGGCTCGGAG GCGCGATCTTCGGGGCCCTTCAGGACATCCTGGGCAGCAGGTCGGTATCACGGGATTATTACAACCAGACAGGTCGCATCCCAGACTGGTGCTGCTTGAGCTCCCCTCCTCCTGAGTCTCTGTATGAAGCAGGAAAGACCCCTCCCCCACTAATGAAGAGAGCCTTCTCCACAGAGAAGTAG